The Salvia miltiorrhiza cultivar Shanhuang (shh) chromosome 1, IMPLAD_Smil_shh, whole genome shotgun sequence genome has a window encoding:
- the LOC131006024 gene encoding class I heat shock protein-like, giving the protein MSLIPSFFGRRSSDPFSLDLWDPFRDSGNETSQFAATRVDWKETAEAHVFKADVPGLKKEEVKVEVEEGNVLQISGERSRDKEEKSDTWHRVERSSGKFLRRFRLPENAKVDQVKASMENGVLTVTVPKAEVKKPEAKAIEISG; this is encoded by the coding sequence ATGTCGCTTATTCCCAGCTTTTTCGGCCGCCGGAGCTCCGATCCATTCTCCCTGGATCTGTGGGACCCTTTCCGCGACTCCGGCAACGAGACGTCGCAGTTCGCGGCGACGCGCGTGGACTGGAAGGAGACGGCGGAGGCGCACGTGTTCAAGGCGGACGTGCCCGGCCTGAAGAAGGAGGAGGTgaaggtggaggtggaggaagGGAACGTGCTGCAGATAAGCGGCGAGCGCAGCCGCGACAAGGAGGAGAAGAGCGACACGTGGCACCGCGTCGAGCGGAGCTCCGGCAAGTTCCTCCGCCGCTTCCGCCTGCCGGAGAACGCCAAGGTGGATCAGGTGAAGGCGAGTATGGAGAACGGGGTGCTCACCGTCACGGTGCCAAAGGCGGAGGTGAAGAAGCCGGAGGCGAAGGCAATCGAGATTTCCGGCTGA